From Myxococcus xanthus, a single genomic window includes:
- a CDS encoding imm11 family protein, translated as MAHRYFALSEDVQPGHWYLGEPRRAVTHEEADACEFTAGRPISIQGRMKVPVTATGRPLDFSTAGISATPIVHVKVATRLSELAPDDVQFIPVDVEGQPDQYLILVATKLIRCIDPNASREVRYWKPEHGQPERVGEYRSVAGLRIDPGLVGSAKLFRTWGWDIALIVSEDLKVAIEQEQTTGARFTEV; from the coding sequence ATGGCACATCGCTACTTCGCGCTGTCCGAAGACGTCCAGCCAGGGCACTGGTATCTGGGTGAGCCTCGACGTGCCGTGACGCACGAAGAGGCGGACGCTTGCGAGTTCACTGCTGGAAGGCCCATCTCCATCCAGGGCCGCATGAAAGTCCCCGTTACCGCGACAGGCCGGCCATTGGACTTTTCGACCGCGGGAATCAGCGCCACCCCCATCGTCCACGTCAAGGTGGCAACCCGCCTCTCGGAGCTGGCGCCCGACGACGTGCAGTTCATCCCCGTGGACGTCGAAGGCCAGCCGGATCAATACCTCATCCTCGTAGCGACGAAGCTCATTCGGTGCATTGACCCGAACGCGAGCAGAGAAGTCCGCTACTGGAAGCCGGAGCACGGCCAACCCGAGCGAGTGGGCGAATACCGCTCCGTCGCGGGCCTGCGCATCGACCCGGGCCTTGTGGGCAGCGCCAAGCTGTTCCGGACATGGGGCTGGGACATCGCCCTGATTGTCTCTGAAGACCTCAAGGTGGCCATCGAGCAGGAGCAGACCACGGGCGCACGCTTCACCGAGGTGTAG
- a CDS encoding dihydrofolate reductase family protein translates to MRKLKYHVATSVDGFIAHEDDTYGAFMQDRLIKDSEHVADYVASLATYATVLMGRRTYDGGLKVGVTDPYPNMDTYVFSRTMKESPNPRVKLVSDDAVGEVRRLKAQEGGDIYLSGGGAFAGLLLAEGLVDEVLLKMNPLILGSGILLASSLKQVVDLDLKSTKVYANGVVLLRYAVMPRPQA, encoded by the coding sequence ATGCGAAAGCTCAAGTACCACGTTGCCACCAGCGTCGACGGTTTCATCGCCCACGAGGACGATACGTACGGCGCCTTCATGCAGGACCGCCTCATCAAGGACAGCGAGCATGTCGCGGACTACGTCGCGTCGCTGGCGACCTATGCGACGGTGCTCATGGGGCGGCGCACCTATGACGGCGGCCTCAAGGTGGGGGTGACGGACCCCTATCCGAACATGGACACCTACGTCTTCAGCCGCACGATGAAGGAGAGCCCGAATCCGCGCGTGAAGCTGGTGTCGGACGACGCGGTGGGCGAGGTCCGGCGTCTGAAGGCGCAGGAGGGCGGTGACATCTACCTGAGCGGTGGTGGCGCGTTCGCCGGGCTGCTGCTCGCCGAGGGGCTGGTCGACGAGGTCCTGCTCAAGATGAACCCGCTGATACTCGGCTCGGGCATCCTGCTGGCGTCCTCGCTGAAGCAGGTGGTGGACCTGGACCTCAAGTCCACCAAGGTCTACGCCAACGGCGTCGTGCTGCTGCGCTACGCCGTGATGCCTCGGCCGCAGGCTTAG
- a CDS encoding sensor histidine kinase, with translation MPHVAPHTSRWRDALGSLSARLLVAFLVPTLLFVAVAGTAVYQLARVILEEELGTSLSGIAAATATQVHGERLLTIEPGDDVASTRTWRNFVRTFENIAEASGVRRVYAVDTQGRMRVDVGGGLPVGAEMPELARDRLELTRVFAGERAASQVLFTGSDGQRYKTGYAPILYEGRVVGAVGVEASAAFFGPLQRLSRTYAIMGAVALSALAVIALVTARGLARPLRRLMASALRIGRGDLTTPVPPEPTLEIGVLARELEDMRGALESRDRQLKMMLAGVAHEVRNPIGGIALFSGILKEDLQAGAHADAGAHVERIQREVAYLQRIVEDFLAFAREQPLARAPVEAPTLLSVACELMAAEASARDVVVDIDASPAVLEADGSLLTAALVNLVKNAVQASPPGGRVQVSGASKDGHYTIQVRDTGPGVPGTARERIFEPFFTTREKGTGLGLPLAHKIALAHGGALRLDSAPGDTRFILTLPLGGKPGHGVSVTPSR, from the coding sequence ATGCCCCACGTTGCCCCACACACTTCGCGATGGCGTGACGCGCTGGGCTCGCTCTCCGCGCGACTACTGGTGGCGTTCCTCGTGCCCACCCTGCTCTTCGTCGCGGTGGCGGGCACCGCCGTCTACCAGCTCGCGCGCGTCATCCTGGAAGAAGAGCTGGGCACCAGCCTCAGCGGCATCGCCGCCGCCACCGCCACCCAGGTCCATGGCGAGCGGCTGCTGACCATCGAACCCGGCGACGACGTGGCAAGCACCCGCACGTGGCGCAACTTCGTCCGCACCTTCGAGAACATCGCGGAGGCCAGTGGCGTGCGCCGCGTCTACGCCGTGGACACGCAGGGCCGGATGCGCGTGGACGTCGGGGGCGGGCTCCCGGTGGGCGCGGAGATGCCGGAGCTGGCGCGCGACAGGCTGGAGCTCACCCGTGTCTTCGCCGGGGAGCGCGCCGCCAGTCAGGTGCTCTTCACCGGCTCGGACGGACAGCGCTACAAGACGGGGTATGCGCCCATCCTGTACGAGGGCCGCGTGGTGGGCGCCGTGGGAGTGGAGGCCAGCGCCGCCTTCTTCGGTCCCCTGCAGCGACTGTCACGCACCTACGCCATCATGGGCGCGGTGGCGCTGAGCGCGCTCGCCGTCATCGCGTTGGTGACGGCGCGCGGTCTGGCCCGGCCGCTGCGGCGGCTGATGGCGTCCGCGCTGCGAATCGGCCGGGGCGACCTGACGACCCCGGTGCCACCGGAGCCCACGCTGGAAATCGGCGTCCTCGCGCGCGAGCTGGAGGACATGCGCGGCGCCCTGGAGAGCCGGGACCGTCAGTTGAAGATGATGCTCGCGGGCGTGGCCCACGAGGTGCGCAACCCCATTGGCGGCATCGCGCTCTTCTCCGGAATCTTGAAGGAGGACCTCCAGGCCGGCGCCCACGCCGACGCGGGCGCGCACGTGGAGCGCATCCAACGCGAGGTCGCCTACCTCCAGCGCATCGTCGAGGACTTCCTCGCCTTCGCCCGCGAGCAGCCCCTGGCCCGCGCGCCCGTGGAGGCCCCCACGCTGCTCTCCGTCGCCTGCGAGCTGATGGCCGCCGAGGCCAGCGCCCGCGACGTCGTGGTGGACATCGACGCCTCCCCCGCGGTGCTGGAAGCTGACGGCAGCCTGCTCACCGCGGCGCTGGTCAACCTGGTGAAGAACGCGGTGCAGGCTTCCCCCCCGGGTGGGCGCGTACAGGTGTCCGGCGCGTCCAAAGACGGCCACTACACCATCCAGGTCCGCGACACGGGCCCCGGCGTGCCCGGCACGGCGCGCGAGCGCATCTTCGAGCCCTTCTTCACCACGCGCGAGAAGGGCACCGGCCTGGGCCTGCCACTGGCGCACAAGATTGCGCTCGCGCACGGCGGCGCGCTGCGGCTGGACTCCGCGCCTGGAGACACGCGCTTCATCCT